A region of Lycium barbarum isolate Lr01 chromosome 3, ASM1917538v2, whole genome shotgun sequence DNA encodes the following proteins:
- the LOC132631483 gene encoding uncharacterized protein LOC132631483 has protein sequence MGKECKYFPEECWELIFNRIHCQSDLESVSLVCKQFLALTNSIRFHLSVIHHGTLSKLIHRFPNLISIDLSDFHGDLDFILFDLANCVSNLRQLDISNHHKLPVEGLKELGRKLKGLRVLKCRYLTFIRDSCLYAIAESFPFLEELDISYPRTSCDFAVTDSGMEFLSVNLTNLRKINVSGNKRITDRSLVALSKNCLNLQDIQVEDTSVTLKGVLSVQRACASLSWISVSKIQDGLSSSGFECLATCSQALQTLEVSDSTISDEFLFLLANASLPLHKLSLSWCTNFTLPGISLLLCAYRTLQCLSLVDVDFLTDESMNDLSKYLQCLVTIDLSQCLKLTISTFFTLARNCPSLEAVKMDNTGWGMKDYFHNGLNNNGLGMKDYSHNCVKNPRIRTVSLKFKMYLNDDSLAKVALMCPNMEILDVCLCASLTEVGLAFVLDVCNQIRNLEFGKCPLIKHIGKGAELTNLEVINAAGSALSDEGLAMIGNRCSRLLKLNLENCKGLTGKGIQAMVKNCTTLRVIDLKRCQVSASSLNSIVSSSSSLKRVFPPSSDGSHDSLRGFSLHNGCLVSSS, from the coding sequence ATGGGGAAAGAGTGCAAATATTTTCCTGAAGAATGCTGGGAACTAATATTCAACCGTATCCATTGCCAATCTGACTTAGAATCAGTTTCTTTAGTATGCAAACAGTTTCTTGCTCTCACCAATAGTATACGCTTCCATTTGTCTGTAATACACCACGGTACCCTATCTAAACTCATTCACCGATTTCCGAATCTTATTTCTATTGATCTTAGTGATTTCCACGGTGATCTTGATTTTATTCTTTTTGACCTTGCCAATTGTGTTTCCAATCTACGACAACTTGATATCTCGAATCACCATAAATTACCCGTCGAGGGGTTGAAGGAATTGGGACGTAAATTAAAGGGTTTGAGGGTTTTGAAGTGCAGATATCTCACTTTTATACGTGACTCTTGTTTGTATGCTATAGCAGAGTCATTTCCGTTTTTGGAAGAACTTGATATTAGCTATCCAAGGACGAGTTGTGATTTTGCCGTGACTGATTCTGGGATGGAGTTCCTATCGGTTAACTTGACAAATTTACGTAAGATCAATGTTTCTGGTAATAAGCGTATTACTGATAGGTCCCTTGTTGCTCTTTCTAAGAATTGTTTGAATTTACAAGACATTCAGGTGGAGGACACTTCGGTGACTTTAAAAGGGGTCCTTTCTGTACAGCGGGCTTGTGCTTCTTTGAGTTGGATTTCGGTGTCCAAGATTCAAGATGGTCTATCAAGTTCCGGTTTTGAATGTTTGGCCACTTGTAGCCAAGCTTTACAGACACTCGAAGTTTCTGACTCGACTATTTCAGATGAATTCCTCTTCTTGTTGGCCAACGCTTCTCTGCCTCTGCATAAGCTTTCGCTTTCTTGGTGTACAAATTTCACATTACCGGGTATCTCTTTGCTTCTGTGTGCGTATCGGACGCTTCAGTGCTTATCTCTGGTTGATGTAGATTTTTTAACTGATGAGTCTATGAATGATTTATCCAAATATCTACAATGTCTTGTTACCATTGATCTTAGCCAGTGTTTGAAATTGACCATTTCCACGTTCTTCACGCTTGCAAGAAATTGTCCTTCTCTGGAAGCAGTTAAGATGGACAATACTGGTTGGGGTATGAAAGATTATTTTCATAATGGTCTGAACAATAATGGTTTGGGGATGAAAGATTATTCTCATAATTGTGTGAAGAACCCAAGAATCCGGACTGTTAGTTTGAAATTTAAAATGTACCTGAATGATGACTCTCTCGCAAAAGTTGCTTTAATGTGCCCCAACATGGAGATTCTTGATGTGTGCTTGTGTGCAAGTCTTACAGAGGTAGGTCTTGCCTTTGTTCTTGATGTATGCAATCAGATAAGGAACTTGGAATTTGGTAAATGCCCATTGATTAAACACATCGGAAAAGGCGCTGAACTGACTAATCTGGAGGTAATCAATGCAGCTGGTTCCGCATTAAGTGATGAAGGCCTGGCCATGATTGGGAACAGATGTTCTCGCCTATTGAAGTTAAACTTGGAGAACTGTAAAGGATTGACAGGAAAGGGCATACAGGCAATGGTGAAAAACTGTACAACATTGAGAGTGATAGACTTGAAGAGGTGTCAGGTCAGTGCCAGTTCTCTAAACAGTATagtgtcttcatcttcatcattgAAGAGAGTTTTCCCACCCAGTTCTGATGGTTCTCATGATAGCTTGAGGGGATTTTCCTTGCACAATGGTTGTCTGGTTTCATCAAGCTAA